Genomic segment of Anaeromyxobacter sp.:
TTCGGGCGCCCGAACAACACAGAAGGGTGCCACGGGGTCCGAGGTCCGCGCGGTGGGCCTGCCGTACCCAACGCCCGGCGCGGCTCCCTCGGCGTCGCTCCCTGGAACTCCCCGCCTTGACCGACTCCATCGTTCAGATTATTCTGAACACACGATGGAGCCCACCTCGAACGACACCGTCCAGCAGTTCGTCGAAGCCTGGGGCGCGATGGGGGCGCTCTGGGGCATCAACCGCTCCGTGGCCCGGGTCCACGCCCTCCTGATGGCCACCGCGGGTCACCTCAGCCTGGAGGAGATCTCCGAGCGGCTCCAGATGTCCAAGGGCAACGCCTCCATGTCGCTGCGCGAGCTGCGCACCTTCGGCGTGGTGCGGCAGGTCGAGGTCCCCGGCGACCGGCGTGACTTCTACGTCACCGAGCCCGACGTCTGGACGATGTTCTTCCGCATCATGAAGGAGCGGAAGCGCCGCGAGTTCGACCCGGCCCTGGACGCCATCCACCAGCTCCTGGAGCAGCCGAGCGCCAAGGGCGAGGTGCTGGGCCGGCTCAAGCAGATGGCCGACCTCCTCACCACGGTCGAGTCCCTGGCGAACCGCTTCCTGAAGGACCCGGCCTCGTCCAAGGCGGCCTTGTCGTTCATGGCGGACCTGCCCTTCAGCACCAAGCGTCGGAAGAAGTAGGTGCTGGCGGTGCCAGGCGAAGGGGCGCGTGGGCGCTGATCGTTCTGAAGTTTCTGAACTATGACAACAGGAGGACACCATGCGTCGCGAGGTCCATGCGGTGACGGGAGCGTTCGGGTACAGCGGCCTGCACCTCTCGAGGCTCCTCCTGGAGCGAGGCGAGGCGGTGTGTTCGCTCACCGGCCATCCTGATCGACCCGACCCGTTCGGTGGCCGCGTCGAGGTGCGACGGTTCCAGTTCGAGGACCCGGCGCGCATGCGAGCGGCGCTGGCCGACGTGAAGGTCCTCTACAACACCTACTGGGTTCGCTTCGCCCACGGGACGACCACCCACGCCCGCGCCGTGGGGCACAGCCGCTCCCTCTTCCAGGCGGCCGCCGAGGCCGGCGTCGAGCGGGTGGTCCACGTCTCCATCACCAACCCGTCGCTCGACTCTCCCCTGCCCTACTTCAAGGGCAAGGCCGAGGTGGAGCAGGCCCTCGCGGCGACCGGCCTGTCCCACGCCATCCTGCGCCCCGCGGTCTTCTTCGGCGGCCGCGACGTCCTCATCAACAACATCGCCTGGCTGCTGCGCCGCCTGCCGGTCTTCGGGATCGCGCCCGGGCGCTACGGCCTCCAGCCGATCCACGTCGAGGACATGGCGCGCCTCTCGGCGGAGCAGGGGGCGAGCAGGACCAACGTCACCCTGGACGCCGTCGGGCCGGAGGCGCTCGGCTTCGACGAGTTGGTTCACCTCGTCCGCCGGGCCGTCGGGTCGAGGGCCCTGGTGACCACCGTGCCGCCCTGGTTCCTGCTCCTGGCCTCCCGCCTCCTCCAGGCCGTGGTGGGCGACGTCGTCCTGACCTCCGACGAGGTGGTGGGCCTCACCTCGAACCTGCTGGTGTCGAGCGGCCCGGCCACCGGCACGACGCGGTTCTCCGACTGGCTCGGCCAGAACGCCGCCGGGCTCGGGGTGGCGTGGGCCTCGGAGCTGGACCGCCACTTCAAGCCGTCCCAGGCCGCCGAAGCCTGACGCTGCAAGGGAGGTTCCGGCCCATGACACGCACCACGAGGGTCTTCATCGAGCTCTTCGCGCCCCCGCTCCTCGGGTCGTCGCCGTTCCTCTTCATGGCGATCATCACGGGCTCCGTTGTCCTGATCCCGGTGGTCCTGCTGGTGGCCTACGTCGCGGCCATCTTGCCGAGCATGATCTTCACCGGGCTGATGGAGCTCGCCTTCTGGAGGGGGCTCGACCCCCGAAGCCCGTGGGCGAGCTACCTGGCCGCCTTCCTCGGCCTCTCAGCCGGGGTTGCCATGGGCCTCGTGGCCGGCGGGCCGTCGGCGGCGGAGCACGCGAGTGTGCTGGGCCTGATCGGGATGCTCGTCGGCGCGGCCACGGGGCTCATCGTCTGGTGGAAGTCCGCCCAGCCGGCTGTCGAGGCCAGTCCTCCCCCTTCGCCCTCGACGCCGTGAGGAGCCTCCGCAGCGTGAGCTGCCTCAGCTTCACCGGGTCCTTCTCAACCTCCACCGCCTCCAGCACCTCCGGCGGCAGCCGCCGCAGGAGCGTCAGGTACTGGCACACGCTGGCCCTGGTGACGCCGTAGGCCCTGGCCACCCCGGCAGCCGTCCCGCGCTGCTCCAGGGCCGCCTGGAGGCTCCTGGGCGCTCAGGACTCCCGTTCCAGCGCCACTTGCAGGGCCCGGAGGAGCTCAACGGCTCCCTGGCGGTCCCCACCAGCCATCGCCGTGGTCAACTGACCCAGGAGACGCAGGGCATCAGCGGGGATCGCCTGGGGCGGTGATGCCGTCATCGAAGGGGATCGACCGGGAAGAGCCGCCACGACCGGGCTTCCCCCGCCATCCGGCTGCTCTTTCGATTCCCCTGCCCTGCCGCCAAGGTCGCCGTTCGCGGCGCGGTTCCGCCGGCGCACCTGAACGACCCCTCCGTGTTGTTCGGGCGCCCGAACAACACAGAAGGGTGCCTCGGGGTCCGAGGTCCGCGCGGTGGGCGCGTGGAACCCGACGTCTGGCACGGTTCCCGTGGAGGAGCGACGGCTGGCGACCAAGACCAGGGGTGCTACCTTCCCATATATGGAAGCCTTCTTGCGCCGCGCCGGGGAGGTACTGGACCAGCTCGGCGGCATCAGCATCGAGTCGCTCACGCGACGCGGGGACGAATTGGACCTCGTGGTTCGAGTCGTGGAAGCCGATGCCCGGTCGCAAACATGGAGCCTCTCTCTCGGCTCAGTGAGGGAGCACCGCATCGAACTCGGATGGTGCGATGAGCTGGCTCTTGGCGACGACCACCCGCTGCTGTGGACGCACGTCGATGCGCAGGCCAGCCTGTACTTTTCGAAGCCAGCTCCCAACCCCACGGCCGCGGCCGGCAGGATCTGGGACCGGCATCAGCGGGAGACCGGTGGCTGGGTGCCTTCCCATCGCTTCCTGAACTCGGAGGTTCCTCTCGTCGCGCTCCTCGGTTGGGGGGCCGGCCTCCTCGCCACCGGACCCCTCCGCCTCCTCAGCGCCTACGGGGAAGAGTTGGATGCGCTGGGTATCTCCTGGAGCCTGGCTGGGCAGCGGCCGCCGATGTACTGGAAGCCGGCCTCCGAAGCGTTCATGGCAGGCGGAGCGTGGCTCATCGAGGATCAGCGGCTCCTGCTTCTCACGCTAGGCCAGTCCTACCTGGTAGCGGCCAGGTTCAGCGCCACCGAGCGATGAACGAATCGGACAGTGCGACCAGTATCTGGATACCCGCCTCCTCGGTAGTGGCGGCCAGGGCGGCCTGCTCGACCCCGCCACCCGGCCTCTCCAGGTAGAGGCGAACCACGCCCGACGCGGGTCCTCCCGGCCGGTGTCGTCCCCGCCGACGGGGCGCCGGCTCCGCGCCACACCGCTCCCACCCGCCGCTTTCGCGACCCCGGGCCCGCGCCGACCGGGCGCCTGCCTCGGTGGCGGTGCGCCCCGCTCAGCGGAGCGGCGCGAAGATGAAGGGGTACTCCACCGCGACGCCCTCCTTCGGCCGGAACGGCGTCCGCCAGGCTGCGACCTGCGACCGGACGCAGTCCGCCACGCTGGCCCCCGCGAGCTGGTCCTCGACGATTTCGACCTCCTCCAGCCGCCCGTCCGGCCGGATGGTGAAGCGCAGCACCACCCTCCCGGCCATGGCGGGGGCCTTCCTCAGCTCCGCCTCGTAGCAGGACCGGACCGGGCCCAGCCTGCTCCGGGCCCACCCTGCAGTGACTCCACCTCTGGCGCACCGCCTTCACCCCTCGTGCTACCCTTGGAGCCGATGACGCCGCTCGCACCCGCGGAGAAGCCGTCGTTCGTTCGAGCCACCGGGCAGGGCTGGAAGCTGACGCTGGCCTGGGTGCTCTTCGCCGCCACGGCGGTCGCCGTCCTGCTGGATTGGCTGGCCCCCCGGGACGTCGCGCTCACGGCGAGCCTGGTGTCGGCCATCGTCGGGACCCTCAGCTGCGTGGCGTTCTGGTCCATTCGCTGCCCGAGCTGCCGCCGCTCGGTCGGCTTCTGGACGTTCAAGCAGCCACTTCGGACCTCTGGACCGGAGGCGCTGGCGTCGCTGCGGTCCTGCCCGTACTGCCAACACCACGGCCATGAGGGTGGCGCCCCGGTCACCCCCGTGCCGGCCAGCGCCCCGACAGGACTCGGCAGCCCAGCCCTCCCCGCCAGCCGGTGGGTGGTGCTGCTCCTCCTGCTCGGCTGCATCGGGTGCGACCAGGCCACCAAGCGGCTGGCGCTGGCGCTGCTCCCCGAGGGGAGGCGGATCACCCTCCTCGGCGACGTGATCCGCCTGGAGCACGCCCGGAACGCGGGCGGGTTCCTCGGCGCCGGGGCCGGGCTCGGCGAGGGGACCCGGGGCGCCATCTTCCTCTGGGGGGTTGCGCTGGTGACGCTGGTTGCCGCGGGCGCGGCCTTCTCGAGGCGACTCCCGGCCCGCCAGGCGCTGGGGTGGGCGCTGGTCGCCGGTGGGGGGATCGGGAACCTGATCGACCGGGCCATGACGGGCGGGTGGGTGGTCGACTTCATGAACGTGGGGATCGGCCCGGTGCGCACGGGGATCTTCAACGTCGCCGACGTCGCCATCATGGCGGGCATCGGCCTGCTCCTGGTGCCGGGGACCCGCACGCACCAGCCCGCGCCCGCGCCTCCAGGACCTCCGGCCCCCGGGCCCTGAACGGCCGGATCTCGCCGGGCCCCCGCGCGCCTCCCGTCGACAGGTGGCGCGCCCCCGGGCAGGTCCTCCTGCCGAGTCCGCCATCCTCCAGGTCATGAGGGCGGAGGCGCCCGGCCCTGCCTCCGCTCAGAAGTGGTACAGGGCCGCCACGCTGCCGGTGAAGACGCTCCAGGGCTCGCTGCCGCGCTGGGTGCTGAGCCCCCACTGGCGCGTCGAGCGCTCGATGGGGCCCACCTTCGACCTGACGCTGTCGTAGGTGATGGCCGCGCCCATGCTGGCCTCGATGGCCAGCTGCGGGAGCCCCACGAAGCCGAAGTAGACCTCGAACCCGGCCCGGGCGCCGACCCGCAGCGACCAGCCGCTGTACTCGGTCGCGTCGCCGCCTGCGCTGGCCGCGGGGAGGACCTGCCCGGCGTAGATCAGGTCGATCTCCGGCACCACCTCGAAGGTGGCGTGCTTGTGGTGGGTCAGGGCCAGCGGCAGCCCGGCGTGCAGGCCGAACCCGGTGGCCGACGGGCCGTCGCGGGTCGTGAGGGTGCCGGTCTGCGGCTGGGTGATCGAGCTGCGGTTGAAGACCAGCCCGACGCCCAGGTCGTAGCCCCAGTTGCGGAAGCCCCAGCGCGGCTCCCTGAGCCAGTGGCGCAGCCCCAGGGTGTAGACGGTCAGCGGCAGCGCCGCGGCGCCCCCGGTGTTGGGGAACTCGAAGGGCTTGGTGTTGAACACCACCAGCGCCCAGGTGCCCATGGCCCGCTCACCGTCGCCCTCCTCGGCGGCCTGCGCCGCCGGGCTGGCCCTCGGCGCCGGCGCGGGCGGCGCGGCGCCGCCCCGCTGCTGGGCCGCGGCCGGGGCGGCGGCGGCCAGCGTCAGCGCGGCGGCGAGGAGACGGGCTCGGGGCGACGGGCACATGGTGGACCTCTCTCGATGGTGTGCACCGATTGTGGTGGCTGGCGCGTCCGGCCACAACGCTGCGAAGGGGGCGCCGCACATCGGCGCCGCTGCACCTACAGTGGATCTGGATGTGCGCGGGCGGACACAGACCCAACGTGGACAGGCCCCGCCGGGTAGCCGGCGGCCCGCCCCGTCGATACCTTCTTCGGACCGTGCCACCACACCTCCGCAGCGGACCGGGGCCTGCCAGGCGCCCTGCCCGGCTCGCGCCGCTGGCGCTGGCTGCCGGGCTGGCGCTGGCCACCGGCCTGGCCGCCTGCGGCGCGGCCGAGCCGCCGGCGCCCCCCACCACCTGCCCGCTCCCGGCGGCCGTGGCCGCCCCCACCTTCACCGGCCACGTCCTGCCCGCCCTGCGGTCCAGCTGCGGGGCCGGCAACGACGCCCTCTCCTGCCACGGCGACCCGTCGCCGGCCGGCCACGTCTCCTTCGCGGTGCGGCTCTCGGCCCACCAGGTCTGGAGCCAGCTGGTGGGCGTCGAGCCCGCCAACGCGCCCACCGGCGCCGGCTGGAAGCGGGTGGCGGCCTTCGACCCGGCCCACTCCTGGCTCCTGGAGAAGGTCACCCAGGACGACCCGGGCGGCGCGGGGCAGGCCGCCGGCAACCGCATGCCCTACGGCCTGCCCAACCTCTGCGCCCCCACGGTGCAGACCTTCCGCGCCTGGATCTCCCAGGGCGCCCTCGAAGACTGACTCGCCCGACGACGCGGAGGCGCGCGATGGCCAACCTCGATCCCATCACCAGCTGGACCCCGGCCGACGCCGCCCACCTGGGCCGCCGGGCCGGCTTCGGCCTCTCGCCCGAGGCCGCGGCGGCGCTGGCCGCCTCCCCGCCTGGCGCCGCCATCGACGCCTGGATCGACGGCCTCGGCGCCGACCACGGCGCCTTCACCGCCGCGCTGGCGCACGCCGACCCGGTGGACGAGCCGGCGCGCGGCTCCGCGCCCAACCAGGCGCCCGCCGTGCCCGGCCCCCACCCCTACCTGGTGGAGGGGGCCCAGGCCTGGCGCAACGACCTCTCGCGCGCCCAGGCCTACCTGGCCTTCCGCATGCAGCACGGCCCCTACCCGTTCCAGGAGCGGCTGGCGCTCTTCTGGCACAACCTGTTCGCCACCGGCTGGCAGAAGGTGGACAGCGTCGCCCTCATGCTGCAGCAGCAGCAGACGCTGCGGGAGCTCGGCCTGGCGCCCTTCGCCGACCTGCACGCGGCCATGTCGAGGGACCCGGCCATGGCCATCTGGCTCGACTCGGTGCTCAACCGGGCCGACGGCGCCAACGTGCCCAACGAGAACTACGCCCGCGAGGCCATGGAGCTCTACTCGCTGGGCGCCGACAACGGCTACAACCAGCAGGACATCACCGAGCTGGCCCGGGCGCTGTCCGGCTGGAGCTTCACGGTGGCCGCCGGCGACCGGATCCCCGACCCCACCTCGCCCGGGCGCTGGGTGGCGGGGCGCGGCACCTTCCGCGTCTACGACGGCGGCGCCAACCCGGAGGGCGAGTACCTGTGGAACGCCCTGGGGGCCGAGGCGCCGCCCGCCCGCCTGCCGGACCGCCACGGCGGCGGCCCGGTCACCTTCCTCGGGCAGGTCTTCGCCGACATCGACGCGGCGTCCGGCCCCGGCCTGGCCAAGGGCGAGGACGTGCTCCGCTCCATCGTGGTGTCGCGGGCCGCCCAGGCCTCGCAGTTCCTGGCCCGCCGGCTGGTGCTGCACTTCGTCAGCGGGGCCGCCAGCCAGGCCGACCTCGACCAGGTGGCCGAGCTGGTCCGGACCACCCCCGGCTTCGACCTGCGCCAGGTCCTGAAGGTGCTGCTCAAGAGCCAGTGGTTCTTCGAGCCGGCCAACCGCTTCGCCCTGGTGGAGGGGCCGGTCTCCTGGACGGTGCGGGCGGCTCGAGCCCTGGGCCTCGACCTGGCCGCCGCCGACGCCGCCGGGGCGGCCCAGAACCGCTTCGCCGCTTGGGCCCAGGTCGTGGAGACCTTCGACCTGGCCGGGATGCGGCTGCTCGACCCGGCCGGCCCGAACGGCTGGCACGAGGATCGCGCCTGGCTCAACTCCAACACCGTGCGCTACCGCACCAAGCTGGCGGCGGCGCTGGCGCTGGGCGAGACCTTCACGCAGGGCGGCGCGGCGCGGGCCCTCTTCCCCTCCGAGGTGGCGCGCTGGTTCCCCACCGCCCCGGCCAGCCCGCAGGAGGTGCTCGACCGCCTGGTGGCGCTGCTCCAGCCGGCCCCCATCCCGGCGGCGGTGCAGGCCGGCTGGCTGGGCAGCCTCTGGCCCGCGGCCTTCACCTGGGACGCCGCCTCCCAGGACCAGGCGCGCCAGCTGGCCTTCCTGATCCTCTGCGCCCCCTCCAGCCAGCTCTCCTAGGAGCCGCCATGCGCCTGACCCGCCGCCGTTTCCTCCAGGGGCTGACCGCGGCCGGCGCGGCCGCCTGGGGCCTGCCCGGCTGTGCCCCCGCCACCCGCGCCCTCGAGCCCGCCTCGCCCCGTCCCACCAGGCCCATCCTGGTGGTGATCAACATCGACGGCGGCAACGACTGGCTCAACATGCTGCCGCCCACCGCCGGGCAGAACCGCTCGGTCTACGAGCAGCGGCGCCCCACCCTGCGGGTGCTGCCGGCTGGCCTGGTGGAGATCGGCGCCGGCGCGGGGCTCAACACCGACTTCTCCGGCATGAGCCTGCTCTCCGACCGCGGGCGGGTGGCCTGGATCCCGGGCATCGGCATGAACAACCCCAACCTCTCCCACTTCGTCTCCACCGATCTGTGGGGCCAGGGCTCGGCGCAGCCGGGCGGGACCGGCTGGCTGGGGCGCTACGCCGACGCCGCCTTCGCCCCGGCCGGCGACGTGCTGCGGGGCATCACCGTGACCAACGACCTGCCGGTGATGCTGCGCGGCCAGGGGCGCAGCTTCGTCTCCATCACCAGCCCGAGCGGCTTCGTCTTCCCCTCCTCGCTGCGCGGCGGCCTGCTCGGCGCCCCCTGGGACGCCGGCCTGCTGGAGGCCGGCTACGACGCCGCGGTGAGCGACCCGGGCGCCGGGGGCCCGCCCGGCCTGGCCTACGCCGCCCAGGTGGGCAAGGCCTTCCTCTCGGCCACCCAGGGCTTCGGCACCGACGGCACCCTGCCGCCGCGCACCCCGGCCGTGCCCTACCCCGGCGACGCCAGCTACCCGGTGCGGCGGCTCGACGGCGGCGCCCTCTCCGGCGGCCTGGCGCGCCAGCTCAAGCTGGTGGCCCGCATGCTGGCCGGCGGCCTCGACGCGCAGGTCTTCTTCACCCGGGTGGGCGGCTTCGACACCCACGCCAACCAGCAGGTCGAGCACGCCAACCTGATGCGGGCGCTGGGCGGGTCCATCTCGGCCTTCTACGAGGACCTGGCCGACGTGCAGACCGAGAGCGGCAACGCCCAGGACCGGACCATGATCCTGGCCTGGAGCGAGTTCGGGCGGCGGGTGCAGCAGAACCAGAACGGGACCGACCACGGCACCGCCGGGCTGGCCTTCTGCGTGGGGCGCGGCGTCACCGGGGGCTTCTACGGCGCCTACCCGGACCTCGGCGACCTGGACGGCAACGGCAACCTGCGCTTCACGGTGGACTTCCGCAGCCTCTACGCCACGGTGCTGGAGCGCTGGCTCGGCCTGCCGGCCCCCGCCACCGACGCCCTGCTGCTGCAGGGGGCCGCGCTGCCGGCCTACCCGCGGCTCGGGTTCGTCTAGGGCCGTCCCGTGTCGACGCCCGGGCCCGTGGCCGGCCGGCCCGCGGCGGCGACGGCCTCGTCGAGCAGCGCCTGGCTGGTGACCACCCCGACGCCGGCGCGCCGGTAGCGCGCCAGCACCCGGGCCATGCCGTGGCGCGAGCGCACCGCGTCCACCACCACGCTGACCCGGTAGCCGCGATTGAGCGCGCCCAGCGCCGTGTAGTGGACGCAGTAGGCGGCGTCCACGCCCACCAGGAAGACGTGGTCCACCTGCCGGTCCACCAGCAGCCGCTCCAGCCCGGCGCTGGAGAAGGCGTCGGTGCGGTTCTTCTCGAAGTCGTGGTCGTTGATGAGCGCGACGCGCCGGTCGACGATGACCCGCCCGGCGCGGCGGCCGCCGTGCAGCCGGACCACCAGGTCGCTGCCGAAGACCTGCCGGACGTAGGCCACCTCGTCGCCGGCCGCGGCGAAGGCCGCGATGAGGCGGTTGACGGTGCCGAAGTACCCGCCGCCGGGCGCCTGGGTGACCGGCTGGCGGCGCGCCGTCCCGACGTACCCCTCCTGCAGGTCGAGCACCAGCAGCGCCCGGCGCGGCGCGGCGTAGCGCGCGATGCGTCGCCCGCGGGTGGCCGTGAACATGCTGCGCCAGACCCACCCCCCCACCAGGGCGAGCGGGGTGGCCACGGCGGCGATCAGCAGGGCGACGGTCTGGGTGGACATGAGGGAGGGGCCGCACCCCGCGCGCCGCGCGGCTGGCGCGGACCCGCGGAGGGCGGCCCCTGGGTCTCGCCGGGCTGGCGCCCGGCTACTCGATCTTGAAGCCGATGCGGACGGTCACCTGGAACTCGAGCACCTTGCCGTCCTTGATGGCGCCGCGCTGCTCGACCACCTCGAACCAGCTCATGTGGCGGACCGACTTGCCGGCCTCGGCCACCGCGGCCTTGACGGCCTCGGCGAAGCTGGACTTGGACGTTCCGACGACCTCGATCTTCTTGTAGACGGCCATGGTGTGTGGAGGCTCCCTCGGGCCGCGCCCGGACCGCGCGCTCGCTCCCGGCTGGAATGTGGGGTGACCCACAGTCTCTATCGCGTCCAGGCCCCCCGCGGCTCGCCCCTTCCGGGGTGGGCCGGTCGCGGCCGGCCGGTCCCGGCCCGGCTAGCCCGGCGAGGTGCCGGCCAGGTAGGTGTAGCCGCGCATCACCTCGTCGTAGAAGTCGGAGAGGTAGACCC
This window contains:
- a CDS encoding transcriptional regulator, whose product is MEPTSNDTVQQFVEAWGAMGALWGINRSVARVHALLMATAGHLSLEEISERLQMSKGNASMSLRELRTFGVVRQVEVPGDRRDFYVTEPDVWTMFFRIMKERKRREFDPALDAIHQLLEQPSAKGEVLGRLKQMADLLTTVESLANRFLKDPASSKAALSFMADLPFSTKRRKK
- a CDS encoding NAD(P)H-binding protein — translated: MRREVHAVTGAFGYSGLHLSRLLLERGEAVCSLTGHPDRPDPFGGRVEVRRFQFEDPARMRAALADVKVLYNTYWVRFAHGTTTHARAVGHSRSLFQAAAEAGVERVVHVSITNPSLDSPLPYFKGKAEVEQALAATGLSHAILRPAVFFGGRDVLINNIAWLLRRLPVFGIAPGRYGLQPIHVEDMARLSAEQGASRTNVTLDAVGPEALGFDELVHLVRRAVGSRALVTTVPPWFLLLASRLLQAVVGDVVLTSDEVVGLTSNLLVSSGPATGTTRFSDWLGQNAAGLGVAWASELDRHFKPSQAAEA
- a CDS encoding AgmX/PglI C-terminal domain-containing protein, with translation MGPVRSCYEAELRKAPAMAGRVVLRFTIRPDGRLEEVEIVEDQLAGASVADCVRSQVAAWRTPFRPKEGVAVEYPFIFAPLR
- a CDS encoding signal peptidase II; its protein translation is MTPLAPAEKPSFVRATGQGWKLTLAWVLFAATAVAVLLDWLAPRDVALTASLVSAIVGTLSCVAFWSIRCPSCRRSVGFWTFKQPLRTSGPEALASLRSCPYCQHHGHEGGAPVTPVPASAPTGLGSPALPASRWVVLLLLLGCIGCDQATKRLALALLPEGRRITLLGDVIRLEHARNAGGFLGAGAGLGEGTRGAIFLWGVALVTLVAAGAAFSRRLPARQALGWALVAGGGIGNLIDRAMTGGWVVDFMNVGIGPVRTGIFNVADVAIMAGIGLLLVPGTRTHQPAPAPPGPPAPGP
- a CDS encoding DUF1800 family protein; the protein is MANLDPITSWTPADAAHLGRRAGFGLSPEAAAALAASPPGAAIDAWIDGLGADHGAFTAALAHADPVDEPARGSAPNQAPAVPGPHPYLVEGAQAWRNDLSRAQAYLAFRMQHGPYPFQERLALFWHNLFATGWQKVDSVALMLQQQQTLRELGLAPFADLHAAMSRDPAMAIWLDSVLNRADGANVPNENYAREAMELYSLGADNGYNQQDITELARALSGWSFTVAAGDRIPDPTSPGRWVAGRGTFRVYDGGANPEGEYLWNALGAEAPPARLPDRHGGGPVTFLGQVFADIDAASGPGLAKGEDVLRSIVVSRAAQASQFLARRLVLHFVSGAASQADLDQVAELVRTTPGFDLRQVLKVLLKSQWFFEPANRFALVEGPVSWTVRAARALGLDLAAADAAGAAQNRFAAWAQVVETFDLAGMRLLDPAGPNGWHEDRAWLNSNTVRYRTKLAAALALGETFTQGGAARALFPSEVARWFPTAPASPQEVLDRLVALLQPAPIPAAVQAGWLGSLWPAAFTWDAASQDQARQLAFLILCAPSSQLS
- a CDS encoding DUF1501 domain-containing protein — encoded protein: MRLTRRRFLQGLTAAGAAAWGLPGCAPATRALEPASPRPTRPILVVINIDGGNDWLNMLPPTAGQNRSVYEQRRPTLRVLPAGLVEIGAGAGLNTDFSGMSLLSDRGRVAWIPGIGMNNPNLSHFVSTDLWGQGSAQPGGTGWLGRYADAAFAPAGDVLRGITVTNDLPVMLRGQGRSFVSITSPSGFVFPSSLRGGLLGAPWDAGLLEAGYDAAVSDPGAGGPPGLAYAAQVGKAFLSATQGFGTDGTLPPRTPAVPYPGDASYPVRRLDGGALSGGLARQLKLVARMLAGGLDAQVFFTRVGGFDTHANQQVEHANLMRALGGSISAFYEDLADVQTESGNAQDRTMILAWSEFGRRVQQNQNGTDHGTAGLAFCVGRGVTGGFYGAYPDLGDLDGNGNLRFTVDFRSLYATVLERWLGLPAPATDALLLQGAALPAYPRLGFV
- a CDS encoding cysteine hydrolase, encoding MSTQTVALLIAAVATPLALVGGWVWRSMFTATRGRRIARYAAPRRALLVLDLQEGYVGTARRQPVTQAPGGGYFGTVNRLIAAFAAAGDEVAYVRQVFGSDLVVRLHGGRRAGRVIVDRRVALINDHDFEKNRTDAFSSAGLERLLVDRQVDHVFLVGVDAAYCVHYTALGALNRGYRVSVVVDAVRSRHGMARVLARYRRAGVGVVTSQALLDEAVAAAGRPATGPGVDTGRP
- a CDS encoding dodecin domain-containing protein, encoding MAVYKKIEVVGTSKSSFAEAVKAAVAEAGKSVRHMSWFEVVEQRGAIKDGKVLEFQVTVRIGFKIE